The region aaccggaacccccaacagaagctagccagctaactagctaatagTCAGTTAGCGATCATCAGCTAACCATAGCTCGGTCAagtcctgccagtctgcacagcgcgattcaACCAAGAGCATACCAGATTGCTTCTTCTCCACATCTCCGGTttcctaccgcaaactctgaTCCTTTTCACTTGGAtcctcgcagctagctagctgctatccgagtggctaccccctggctaatgtctctgtccgaagcaagcaccagtgagCCTGGAAGTAGCCttgtgctaggcccatctcccagctagctgaagaggtccatcagccactctttgggctacaatacatattttgccaattcgcctggaccccttttactgccgacaTGGAGCCCCGCCAATTACGTTTGTCTACCAACGTAACCCGCCCAaggggtttcaacaggctcctccattgcgacgtcccctgaaggcccatccgctagcctgctagccgcggcccgctagctgtctagagcatatcggactgttagctgaagaagaccatcagccaatttcttgggctacaataactattttgccaattggcctgtgtaacagtactcttcttgcgttgtgtacaatcaatCATCGACACGAGCTCCAACTTGTAGCACCAGccatggagatttattctgatagaaacagcacaaaattgcacgtcatgcaatgcacggctcaccatccaactctgcactcacgcacgctggtttggtgcttgttcactggcaCGATTCTAACTGAAACATCCtccctcgtaagcaagctacgcaaaccagccaataagatgccatgttgagtaggtgaaggcaagacaaaacccattggcttaacaaagtggcaaggggaatcaccaatattAATCAGGACCCTTTTGGCAGGGCCTACACGGAGCCCTGCCAATCCAACACTACTGGTCTGCCGACATAACCTTCAgagggggctacaacagactcTTCCGTCGCGACATccccctaaggcccttctgctagcacCGGCCCGCGAGCTATCTGATTCGCtttgtctccagctcgcctaccCTCCCACTGGTCCCCAtaatcacttggctacgcatgcctctccctaatgtcaatatgtcttgtccattgctgtttgtgattgtcttatttcactgtagactccagccctgctcaatatgccttagctaggcCTTTTGTTTCACCTCCCACATATGaggtgacctcacctggtctaaatgatgtctctagagacaaaacctcttaTCATTACTAAATGCCTAGGTTGTAttcctccactgtattcacatcctaccatacccttgtctgtacattatgccttgaatctattcttctgcgcccagaaacctgttccttttactctctgttccgaacgcactagacgaccagttcttatagcctttagctgtacccttatcctactcctcctctgttcctctggtgatgtagaggttaatcctgGCCCTGCAGTGCCAACTCCACACccaatacattggccatgctgtcaatccagcataaTCTCTGCTGCGTTCAAGATAACTGGGAACTCGGGCTGGGAAAATAGGTTTCGAACATGAGGTTCGAACGTTTTTtttagttcccagttgtcttgaaagcaccagaaatccagaaaatgtcagaCTGATGTCAAAGGTTAATACCAAAGTTTGCCCTCAATAAGAACTGCCGCGCCAcattcaagtgagcacagcacaactgaGTCTAGGAATATGTCTTGTATAcggctgcataaatgatgtaatatgccagggagatatgtatacagtAGCTAATTactactaagtgtatgttgtgtagtaagctgttagtagtccATGTGTCTCACTCTAAGAAATATAGCCTGTTTTGGTGAAACGTCGTCGAATATTGCAAGAGCAAtatttcattgtctgcttatttcCCCTCGTTACTTATCCTACATTTCTGACTTGGTgcacagggagaatactgtaagaacagcccatgttctgaattcgtTCTCTGTACATTTataaagtgctgaacaaatagtgaACTACTCACTCATTGTCTTAATTGAAATTATggcttgcctcttatccgctcattgTTCCCTTATGccgtagtttgtacatctcaattgttataTAGGTCTACCTCATTAGTATCTTAGTCATCATTGTAGGCAATGTTGAAATtatttctgtcacaccctgatgtttcacctgtctttattcttgtctccacccccccaccagATGTCTCCcatcattatcccctgtgtattattattattatacctgagttttgttgccagtttgtcttgtcccgtCAACTCCTACCAGCGTGTTCCCTGTGCTCTAGTTTTTCTTCgtcttcccagttctgaccttACTGCTTGTCCTGATCCCGCCTGCgatcctgtacctgcctgactccaATTTGGATTATGACCCTTATACCCTTAGCCTCTTATTTTTTATTAACCCATCCCCCTCTTCGGAGGACAAATATacatttataatttttttttgtacagcttttgttacatatacatacattttgCATACATGGTACTTTTTATATAAAGCAGTCgtaacaataatacattaccaaacaAACTCTTCAATCCCaaacctcagccactctcagcccatcccacctatcaccatagaccaccctcgtttagtttccatgtgccatataatTTTCAATTGTGATGTTTtacattatttatatttctaatCATATAGTATCCACAGAATGTGAGCTTAAGATGAAAACCTTCCCTATGAGTATCATTTGATTGACTATGGTTTTCGCAACTCacccaacactgctatttgtaaggttaaTTTTAAATGCAtgttgtgattattatttttttaaccattcctaaacctgtgaccagaaacaagctacataggggcaataccagaatataTGGTCTATTGATTCCGTCTCTTCGCAGtaaaatctacagagctgagattgatGTATgccccatatacagttgaagtcagaagtttacatacacttaggttgaagtcattagaGTCGgagtcgtttttcaaccactccacaaatgtcttgtcgacaaactatagttttggcaagtcggttaggacatctactttgtgcatgacacaagtaattggtccaacaattgtttacagacagattatttcactgtatcacaattccagtgggtcagaagtttacatacactaagtttactgtgcctttaaacagcttggaaaattgcagaaaatgtcatggctttagaagcttctgataggctaattgacatcatttgagtcaattggaggtatacctgtggatgaatttcaagccttaccttcaaactcagtgcctctttgcttgacttcatgggaaaatcaaaagaaatcagccaagacctcaggaaaaaaaatgttgacctccacaagtctggttcatccttgggagcaatttccaaactcctgaagtattcacgttcatctgtacaaacaatagtacgcaagtataaacagcatgcgaaaactgcaaatcaatcccagaacaacagcaaaggaccttgtgaagatgctggaggaaacgggtacaaatgtatctatatccacagtaaaacgagtcctatatcgacataacctgaaacgccgctcagcaaggaagaagccacggctccaaaacagccacaaatagccagactacggtttgcaactgcacatggggacaaagatcgtacgttttggagaaatgtcctctggtctgatgaaacaaaaatagaactgtttggtccataatgaccattatgtttggaggtaaaagggggaggctgcttccaagccgaagaacaccatcccaaccgtgaagcacgggggtggcagcatcatgttgtgggggtgctttgctgtagacgggactggtgcacttcacaaaatagatggcatcatgaggtaggaaaattatctggatatattgaagcaacatctcaagacatcagttacaGCTTGGTCacaattgggtcttccaaatggacaatgaccccaagcataaatccaaaatggcttaaggacaacaaagtcaaggtattggagtggccatcacaaagccctgacctcaatcctatagaaaaggtatgggcagaactgaaaaagcatgtgcgagcatggaggcctacaaacctaacgcggttacaccagctgtcaggacgaatgggcctaaattcacccagcttagtgtgggaagcttgtggaaggctacccgcaacgtttgacccaagttaaacaatttaaaggcaatgctaccgaatactaattgagtgtttgtaaacttctgacccactgggaatgtgatgaaagaaataaaagctgaaataaatcatcgttctctactattattcggacttttcacattgttaaaataaagtggtgatcctaactgacctaagacagggaatttatactaggattaaacatcaggaattgtgaaaaactgagtttaaatgtatttggctaaggtgtatgtaaacttcgacttcaattgtatatgaTTTGTCTTGAAGAGGCTCCGCTAAAAGATGCTAAAGTCTCATCAGCACCAAAAACAGTTTTACATATTTTGTGTACCATTAGCACATAGTAATATCAAAAGGAGACATGATTTTACACTGAAAAAGTAGTTTATTTAACTTGcagtgaaaaaaaataaaaatcacaccTGTCATTTGGCATCACCCCAGAGAAGGCAGGGAGCAGACCAGAACAAAAAGAGGAGCTGCGATGTCAGTCAACAGAAAACATACAGCCTTCATTTACAAGCCTTTTAATAACTTCTGCAGTGCGGTACATCCAGGAGTTGGTGTGTGTGGTATACAAGGCATGCGTAGTGCATgaagacagagagtagagagtaacCATACAAACAAATAGACCCTGAAGAATAGGAGTGCTTTGCTTTGTTGTATTTTGCAGTCAATGTTCTTCCCTCTGCAGTCTTCATAGATCAGACTCTGAACCCTTTTTCCCCTTCCTGTTTCCCTGCCAATCAGAGGAGACCAGGAAGTATGGAGTGAGTACAGAAAGTTTTACATTGTTAGTTTGTTGGTCTGCTTGTCTGGGGCTTGACTGTCTCCAAGGGCTTAAGACAGCTCAGGAGATTCGACATTTCATGATAAGTTGTTACCAAACCCAATATCCTTCAACTGAAATACACTAACAGTTCAGCATATTTGAGAAGTAATTAATCAAAGTTGGTATATTTATGACATTTTGGCATtacccaggcctcctttaagactcataatatttcatctgtaggtgttacaAAGCAAAAATTGGTGTTATATGAAGCTTTACCGCTTACTTGGTAATATGAGTAGTATTTTGAgttcaaaaacaacaaagaagaatATTGACAAATAAACACGAATAGCGTTAAAGCCCTAATAACATGTTAAGGCGTGACCTGTTTATGGGCATAATTTTTTAAAATGCCGTTATAATCACTTCTCTATTTCATCATCGCATGGAACCTTTCAAGAACACATGTTATCCGTACAGCCCCTTTTAAGCGCAGAACACCAACACGGAACACATCTAGGCTAcagtccaaacacttaaaagacagaCCCTATCCCCCTCAGCCCTCCAAGTAAGTAGACCCTTCTGATGAGGTATCATGACAAGTATACACTTGCAGGGAAaaggggcgagggaggaaggaatggttTTTAAAATGGACCACCCTTGCCCGGAAATTCATCACTCGTTCATCCCGCGATGATTGTGTTTTTTAAATgcactacagtcaattatgagtgcatgtctacttatTTTAAAATACATAATGAATAATATACACCTACAGTATGAaagctagcaaattaattagctaacattagcctacCTAGCTGGAAATTCTGTAGAAGGAAAATgctttatttctacaatttccaaaagatgTTGCAGCAGGGAGAGAGTACAGCTATATTTACTTTTTATGAGACGCGTTTGTGCCGTCATGTACATTATTTGCACAATATCTAACTTATTTGCAtttgtttttacttacacttgttgttgacttctccattgatgttgtttttaagttTTCGCTGActtcttagcggatgtacaatcgtCGCTATTTGAAATAAGGGGAGTTTCAGGCCTcggagtgaacataattgtacactcgcaaacgCGACTAAAAACGAGGGTTGAGGGGCTTACGTTCCAAACTTCCCTTCGCTTGGCTTATCAGTAGGACCGCCCGCCAAGATGGCGatggggattcccccaagggcataaggcgagggtaagtggacgagggtgtgtcttttatgagTTTGGACAGCAGCCCTACCAGTCAATGCTTGCGCCTTTAACATCACTAAAGACCATGTGCCATTCtacaaaataatttaaaaaatgatgcCCAATATTCCCAAAGCTATTTTCTATATTTGCCTAGGATTCGTGTGCATGTCGCAGGTCGTTTTAAACTATTCTGGAGTCAGTATGTTTTGGTTTTATAACAAACTACATTGTTTAGCTAGTCATGTTACCCAGCAACATGATAACTTGACCATTGACTATGCACACATTCTGATTGCAAGAACTGAAAAGGAATAGGCTACTGCTTCAAAGTACTGTAGGCTGCATATGTAAGAGTGGGgtgtgtatgattgtgtgtgttaGAGCAGTGATTCTCAACTGGGGGGGTTTAAAAAGGTAACCTTCGCACCGAAACTTATTTTGAAACGATACCGCTGCACCACTTATTGTTGCTGACTTTACAAGGCCAAACACTAAGATTATCACGATAATTGATGATTAAGAATTCCTAAtgattggagaaaaaaaacaacaattttaaACACTGGTacgtgttactgttcattaataTTATTGGACTGGTGTTGATGTTATGTTCTGAGTCTGATAATTTATTACACCCCACTCCTGAACTGGTCTCCTAATTAAAATGGCTTATTCTCCTGAATTGATAACAAGTGTTTTCTCAGTTAACATGGCTGTGTAATGACTTTATTTAATACCATAATTGAGACAGTCTATTTTGCAAGTGAAACCTGCCCAAGAAGGCAGCTGCAACAcattataaaaagtaacagtcCATAATATTGAGTCGCGACTCAATAGTCATGGTCAAATTTGGGTCTCCaggcaaaaccagttgagaaccacTGTGTTAAAGGATGCATGTGAGAGCAGGTGTAAAGCGGCAGTAAAACTCCAATAGCGTGCAGCCCGCAAAATTTCAGCCCCCCTACTAACGTTGAAGTTCCTGCCTcttcttctgtggggtttattggcggttggcatccaacgttatggtgCATTACTACCATCTACTGTAGTAGATCGCCCATGCCTCACACATATGTACTGGAGTCATAGCTTAAAAATTTACCAATGGAAGTATAAAGAAGGGTTTATGCagatgcaggaatgtccacataCAGGAACGCCCCGAATTGTGGGCTGCAGTTGCATCCTTCTCAAAAACTCACCATAAGTGTTGTGCGGCGCAAGAAGAGTGAGGCGGGTGGAAAAGACGGGACAGGCAGAACAGTGACTGTATGCTAGCAGGATAGTCCATATCTCCAATCTTTTGCAAATAGCGATGTTGTTTCCATTAGTGGATGAATTGGTCTAATTTAACATGTGTGGTAATGCCTCAACCCTTCCCTACCTTTCCAATTCAAATGAGCTTGTAAATGACAACATTTTTATTGTTGTGTGTGACTACAGCGACAAAACGCAAAAAATTAGACATGTTCTAATTGAGGCATCAAAGCTGACAACCCGCCCACCCGGCTTCGGTTGGAACATTATAATTCAAAACAAAACAATGCATTGAGTGAGTTTAGGTCATaagtgagagagagtgggtgtgaggagggagggagagagtgtaggCCTGTGTGTAAAGTTCTCTGAACCGTACAGATGGTTTAATAGCTCTTTGTATCCATAGAGCCAGTCCTTTTTTTCCCTGTAGTCACACTCATTTAGAATGCCTGAAGATTTAACAGAActtaaagctgtgtgtgtgtgtgagcaagtgtTAACCTTCAAGAACATTGATAAGCGGGAGTAGGCCTACTTAAACATTGGGAGCATTAATAGCTAACTGTAAGTTACAGTGACTTGTGTTGTTTATGGTGAAAATGCTATTAAAACATTCTGATGTAGCCTAGATAATTCAGTGTTTCCATCCCTTACAATCAAATCAAAGTATGCCTGTAACTCAATGCATTACTTTTTAAATTGAAATATCTTTCTTTAGGGCCACATTTGAGCAAATTAACTAATGCCATTAGCGCAATTAATTATTTGAATCGTTTGACAGCCCTAAACATAATATACTATGCAGGTATATCAACATTCCAGAGTGGGAAATCTGCTACTTTTAAAGATTTGGCCCATACTTCACAGAGAAATTGGTAGGCAATGTAACCAATCACAGTCCTTCTTTAATAACTTGTATAATTGCACATCCTacaaatcaccagcagagggcGACCATTTTAAATTTATTTTCACATTCACTCGGTTGGTAACACTTACAAATTGGATCATAACTCTAAAAGTAGCAGAGATCCCACTCTGTAACTTTGATATGATCATAGagtatattatgttcaacaatataTAGAAAACATTTACAAATCTAAAATGGTGGTTTGTTTTCAATATTCATGATTAGATTTGTCAATATTCATACATtaagtaaaaaacaaaatgttcaATCACTCATATAGTAATgagctggacagagtgaatggTTCCGTTTTGTGAACTATTCTGGAGAGTGaggactactgctgctgcactgtTAACTTGGTAATCTTCCTAGAGGTGACTTCCTGCCTGATCTAagagtggaacacacacacgcacgcacgcacacacaccttatATTTAAAAAGACATCCCAGTCGACTCACAGCTTTACACAGGTTGAACAGCACAACAAACAAACTGGGGTCATTCTACACTGCagcctttacccctctctctgaacCAGGCGTGAGCTGTTGGTTTGATTTTAGACAGGGACACTTTATGAGATACTAAATGTGTGTTGTATTGAGTTTCTTCTTACCTGATGGTGTTTTGGCTGATCTGTTTGCAAACCTTTCACTTTCGACTTCTCCTGTTCAAGTGAGGCATGTAGTGATGTCACCTGGAGAGAGAAATAAATGTCATTCAACCaggacgacagctttgcacacgatTAATGGTTTGagacacacgcacaagcacacacacacctgtgaagACAGCTCCTCTTTGATATTTAGAAGCTCTTCCACCTGCAGTAGGATCTCTGCTTTATCTTTCactgtggagagaggaagagaatgaaTGAGAACAAGTAGGCCTACCTAGTGCATCAGTAATGGATTACTGTATAGTCTCAGATTGAATTAGGAGTGCAGTAGCTGTACTCTCTCCCTGCTGCAACATCTTCAGGAGCTGGGAGTTTCTGGCTTTCACTTCTTTGTACTTCACCTGAGGATCGAGAACAATAACACGTTCACACCAACTGTAAATGCCAGATGGCGCTGTTCTGTCTTCTTGACATGCTCCATCCAAAGCCCAGTACAGTATCCATCCAACGACTCACCTCCCATTGTGAAATAACCTTCTTTAACTTCTCAATTTCTTGGTCTTTCTTCTCCAAGTCGTCCTTTAGCTGCTCAGTTCGGGGGTCCTGGGAGGTGTGATGGGAGGCACAGTTAGGCTCTGAGAGATAGAGTTACCCTGTCCCTCCATGGTCtcatcagcagtcactcaatggTCGAATATAATTTGAACATAAAGCCATTATACTTGGAATGAACTGATTTGCAGTCTGTCTCACCGGTTCATGCTCTGTTGAAGTTGTGACCTCGGCGTCAGTGCTGTTAGAAAACTGCTCCCGTCTTTTTTCCTGCTGTACGATTTTGCTAACGTCATCCTCAAGCTTGTTGAAGAACTTGTCTTCTGGAGGTGTGGGCAGTTTGGTCTCCTGGAGAGTGGATTCAGCATTTGAATTAttaaaaagcacacacacacacacacacacacacacacacacaacctacacAATTTGCGCTAGTTCACGTCATATCACCACCTGTCCATTACATTCATCCTTACATTACAGGGTTTAAAACCCTCGACCGAAGCACTGCAAGCCAAACACCGAATACAACAATGATGCCATACCTCACCTCTTTCTCCTGCTTCTTACTAAGCTGATCTGTAACGGAGAATCGTGGTTTTTAAGGAGAATTCAACAAGTCAAGTGAACGTCGTTAAAAAACAGAATAATAACATGAGTGAGGCCACTGAGAAAACAGACAATTATAGCACATTATACGCAGCACCTGCTCAAAGTTGACTGTTAAACAAGTAGTCCTAGTGTTAATGCTATGCTGGTATTGTATTGATGAAATGGGGCAGTGCTCAATGTTAAAGACCCAATGCAGCCTTTTTTCCCctgaatatcaaatcatttctgggtaacaattgagtaccttactgtgatggttttcaattaaaatggtaaaaaaaaagaaacaaaaataagtGTAATTTCTTAAGCAAAAATGTAGGTAGGTCTGTCTGGTACTGGTCTGAGAGGGGagtggaaaactgaaaactagcggTTATtggtgtggcaggtagcctagcagttagcgCGTAGGGCCATGAACCGAAGGTGAAAAAacagtgcccttgagcaaggcacttaaccctaattgctccaaaGTCGCCATTGATAATGCCAGACCCtagccgtgaccccactctccaaaggctgtctcagggagagttgtggtatgtaaaaaaataaaaacatttccaattcacacttgtacatgtctgaaataggacaaatataagcactcACCTAATGATTTCTTACtagaatgtattattattattggcagaggtttggaactctttcttattggtcttgTTGGGTTCTAACTTGAATTATACTTATTACTGTCACTATATAATCATTTATTGATTAAGGGGAACAGGAAATATgtgtatggaaagttactgagagACGAGGGGGTACAGAAAGTTCACTGTTTGTTCAAACACGTTATTGTTATATAACAAATTTACCacctgatgtcaccaggcaggccaaaactccatcccaccaaaacaggctgaaatttcaagcagtcttttcaaacagctcttacactaagaTGGCATTATTagaattttcacaatttcacagtattattccaacctcatagtgtggaaatatatataaaacacaggaaaatcagtACTTTTTTGactacactgggcctttaacataAGTGTAGCTCTAGCCACTGCTGGTCTCACCCCCCTCTGCCTGGAAGTCCTTCAGAGACACTGTCATCTTCTTGTCTTTCCCCTGCTGGCTCTTCTTCTTGTCTTTCTTccctgctgctgctcctcctcctcctcctctggactTGGGAGAGGGAGTATCTGTTCCGTCATCATCCTGACAGGAGGCAATTTAAAAGAACAGCATCTGCTTTAATGGAACATTAATTTCCTCatcaaaaaataaacatttttggtCCGAGCCATGTGTGTGTAGTTCTCTCTctatggttctgatttctgttaATCGTTTAATGACAGATGTTTTGTGACAGGGTGCTGTATACTCATGCCTGATTGCTACTGACACATTT is a window of Oncorhynchus mykiss isolate Arlee chromosome 11, USDA_OmykA_1.1, whole genome shotgun sequence DNA encoding:
- the LOC110535699 gene encoding G kinase-anchoring protein 1, producing MASAMISVHTTASRFALLQVDSDSDSDLESGKTRGGRDSGKGRPGKATEGKSTASNGKKEKRKKKREQQQSEANELRSLAFKKLPQKSSAPPPSLSLQGVANELLHPAAGDQSMPPEGWQQWKQRDYQLTSELYEADLEKALIMSKLEFEEHKQDDDGTDTPSPKSRGGGGGAAAGKKDKKKSQQGKDKKMTVSLKDFQAEGDQLSKKQEKEETKLPTPPEDKFFNKLEDDVSKIVQQEKRREQFSNSTDAEVTTSTEHEPDPRTEQLKDDLEKKDQEIEKLKKVISQWEVKYKEVKARNSQLLKMLQQGEMKDKAEILLQVEELLNIKEELSSQVTSLHASLEQEKSKVKGLQTDQPKHHQGNRKGKKGSESDL